From Streptomyces sp. TLI_105, the proteins below share one genomic window:
- a CDS encoding 4'-phosphopantetheinyl transferase superfamily protein: MIPLVSPPPPAAPPAGPLIPTTLPPLTTALPRLPGLRPVRPQLWLVATEAHQDTVTRYAPLVLGADELARAEEFRRSGDRATYLCAHVGLRRLLGAHLGVAPRTVSVARAPCPCCGEPHGRPVLTGGRAHFSLSHCEGLSLIAVASTPVGVDIERVPAAHTVAEASEVLHPAEAAELAVLAPAHRPAAFARVWTRKEAYLKGLGIGLGADPSAEYVGAGPVPSAPPGWLLADVTVPDGHHAAVALRR, encoded by the coding sequence ATGATCCCGCTGGTTTCCCCGCCACCGCCGGCAGCTCCGCCGGCCGGCCCGCTGATCCCGACCACGCTCCCGCCCCTGACCACGGCCCTGCCACGGCTGCCCGGGCTCCGCCCGGTCCGGCCGCAGCTGTGGCTGGTGGCCACCGAGGCCCACCAGGACACCGTCACCCGGTACGCCCCCCTCGTCCTGGGCGCCGACGAACTGGCCCGCGCCGAGGAGTTCCGCCGCTCCGGCGACCGCGCCACCTACCTGTGCGCGCACGTCGGGCTGCGCCGTCTGCTCGGCGCCCACCTGGGCGTCGCACCCCGCACCGTGTCGGTGGCCCGGGCGCCGTGCCCCTGCTGCGGCGAGCCGCACGGACGCCCCGTACTGACCGGCGGGCGCGCGCACTTCTCGCTCTCCCACTGTGAGGGGCTGAGCCTGATCGCCGTCGCGTCCACGCCCGTCGGCGTGGACATCGAGCGGGTGCCGGCGGCGCACACCGTGGCGGAGGCCTCGGAGGTCCTCCACCCCGCCGAGGCCGCGGAACTCGCCGTCCTCGCGCCCGCCCACCGGCCCGCCGCGTTCGCCCGCGTCTGGACCAGGAAGGAGGCCTACCTGAAGGGGCTCGGGATCGGCCTGGGCGCCGATCCGTCCGCCGAGTACGTGGGCGCGGGACCGGTCCCGTCCGCACCGCCCGGCTGGCTCCTCGCCGACGTCACCGTCCCGGACGGCCACCACGCCGCCGTGGCCCTGCGCCGGTGA
- a CDS encoding TIGR03557 family F420-dependent LLM class oxidoreductase codes for MTEFGYFLSCEEFGPADLVAQARMAQDAGFRSLWISDHFHPWNEAQGQSPFVWSVIGALSQAVRLPVETAVTCPTVRLHPALVAQAAATSQLLLEGRFRLGLGSGEALNEHVLGDPWPSAGVRLEMLEEAVEVIRLLFTGETVTHRGRYYTVENARIYSLPDTPPPLDVSAFGPRAVDLASQIADGLVTTAPDADLIARFRVRDPGRPVYAATKVCWAESRAEAVRTAHRIWPTEHLPGELNQILPTPAHFEQASTLVTEEAVAAAVACGPDPEEHVRHLRRFVDAGVDRLHIGQIGPEQRGFFDFYRRKVLPLLDGAP; via the coding sequence ATGACCGAGTTCGGGTACTTCCTCTCCTGCGAGGAGTTCGGGCCCGCCGATCTCGTCGCCCAGGCCCGGATGGCGCAGGACGCCGGCTTCCGGTCGCTGTGGATCTCCGACCACTTCCACCCCTGGAACGAGGCGCAGGGCCAGAGCCCCTTCGTGTGGTCCGTGATCGGGGCCCTGTCCCAGGCGGTGCGGCTCCCCGTCGAGACGGCCGTGACCTGCCCGACCGTACGTCTCCACCCCGCGCTGGTCGCGCAGGCCGCGGCCACCTCCCAGCTGTTGCTGGAGGGACGCTTCCGCCTCGGCCTCGGCAGCGGGGAGGCGCTCAACGAGCACGTCCTCGGCGACCCCTGGCCGTCCGCCGGCGTGCGGCTGGAGATGCTGGAGGAAGCGGTGGAGGTCATCCGGCTCCTGTTCACCGGCGAGACGGTCACCCACCGGGGCAGGTACTACACCGTCGAGAACGCCCGGATCTACAGCCTGCCCGACACCCCGCCGCCCCTCGACGTGTCCGCCTTCGGCCCCCGGGCCGTCGATCTCGCCTCGCAGATCGCCGACGGTCTCGTCACCACCGCCCCGGACGCGGACCTCATCGCGCGGTTCCGGGTCCGTGATCCGGGCCGGCCGGTGTACGCGGCGACGAAGGTGTGCTGGGCGGAGTCCCGCGCCGAGGCGGTGCGGACGGCCCACCGGATCTGGCCGACCGAGCACCTGCCCGGCGAACTGAACCAGATCCTGCCGACCCCCGCCCACTTCGAGCAGGCCTCCACGCTGGTGACCGAGGAGGCGGTCGCGGCGGCGGTGGCGTGCGGCCCCGACCCCGAGGAGCACGTCCGGCACCTCCGCCGCTTCGTGGACGCCGGCGTCGACCGGCTGCACATCGGCCAGATCGGCCCGGAACAGCGCGGCTTCTTCGACTTCTACCGCAGGAAGGTGCTTCCCCTGCTCGACGGCGCGCCCTGA